One window from the genome of Spirochaetota bacterium encodes:
- the hisS gene encoding histidine--tRNA ligase, with protein MIQKPPGVEDIFPDRSPKFNYIINTAKQVFKLYNYREVILPIMEYTEVFARGIGDSSDIVTKEMFTFEDRGGRSLTLRPEGTASMVRAYVENGEYNRLALCKFFYCGPMFRAERPQKGRLRQFNQFGAETFGSDDPWYDFEIISIMNEIAIRLKITDYNLLINSIGCPDCRKPYIGQLFNYYSQHQKELCEDCQKRLYTNPLRLLDCKVESCIALKQNAPKINHFLCSSCSQHFMQTKDLLEKHAIMYHHDPLLVRGLDYYTKTTFEFVTAKLGGQNAFAAGGRYNNLVELFGGKPTPAIGFAAGVERIELLLEQISIEEYLDVYIVYSSENALPVVFKIAEELRNNNISCDFEPGSKGFKTQFKRADREKAKFSLIFGNDEITHNL; from the coding sequence ATGATTCAAAAGCCACCTGGAGTTGAAGACATATTCCCTGATAGATCTCCAAAATTTAATTATATCATTAATACGGCCAAACAAGTCTTTAAATTATACAATTATCGAGAGGTCATTCTTCCAATAATGGAATATACAGAAGTATTTGCTCGTGGAATTGGTGATTCATCAGATATTGTGACCAAAGAAATGTTCACTTTTGAAGACCGCGGTGGCAGGAGCTTAACGCTGAGGCCCGAAGGTACTGCCTCAATGGTGCGTGCTTATGTTGAAAATGGTGAATACAACAGATTGGCATTATGCAAGTTTTTCTACTGTGGACCAATGTTTAGAGCTGAACGGCCTCAAAAGGGACGATTACGCCAATTTAATCAGTTTGGGGCAGAAACATTTGGCAGTGATGATCCCTGGTATGATTTTGAAATCATATCAATAATGAATGAAATAGCAATTCGTTTGAAAATTACAGATTATAATTTGTTGATAAATTCTATTGGTTGCCCTGATTGTCGCAAACCGTATATTGGACAATTGTTTAACTATTATTCACAGCACCAAAAAGAGCTTTGTGAAGACTGCCAAAAGCGGTTGTATACAAATCCTCTAAGGTTACTTGATTGTAAGGTAGAAAGCTGTATAGCATTGAAACAAAATGCGCCAAAAATTAATCACTTTCTTTGTTCATCATGTAGCCAACATTTTATGCAAACAAAAGATTTACTGGAAAAACATGCTATTATGTATCACCATGACCCATTGTTGGTTCGTGGCCTTGATTATTACACTAAAACAACATTTGAATTTGTTACTGCTAAATTGGGTGGACAAAATGCGTTTGCTGCTGGAGGAAGATATAATAATCTTGTTGAACTTTTTGGTGGCAAGCCTACCCCCGCCATTGGTTTTGCAGCGGGGGTTGAACGAATAGAATTGTTATTGGAACAGATATCAATAGAAGAATATCTTGATGTATATATTGTGTATTCTAGTGAAAATGCATTGCCTGTTGTTTTTAAAATTGCAGAAGAGCTACGTAATAATAATATTTCATGTGATTTTGAACCGGGATCAAAGGGTTTTAAAACACAATTTAAACGAGCTGATCGAGAAAAAGCAAAGTTTTCATTGATTTTTGGAAATGATGAAATTACACACAATCTGTAA
- a CDS encoding zinc ribbon domain-containing protein: protein MPTYEYVCTSCDNKFEIFQSIKDEPLKTCSKCGSEVKRLIGSGAGIIFKGSGFYVTDYKNNGNGKKGNSSTKEPSCASCTSDSCSAELD from the coding sequence ATGCCTACCTATGAGTATGTTTGTACCTCTTGTGATAATAAATTTGAAATTTTCCAGTCTATAAAAGATGAGCCATTAAAAACCTGTTCAAAATGTGGTAGTGAAGTCAAACGTTTAATAGGATCTGGTGCAGGTATAATATTTAAAGGCTCTGGATTTTATGTAACAGACTATAAGAATAATGGGAATGGCAAAAAAGGAAATTCTTCTACAAAAGAACCTTCGTGTGCCTCATGTACATCAGATTCATGCAGTGCAGAATTAGATTAA
- a CDS encoding methyl-accepting chemotaxis protein produces the protein MGSIILFNSFSLGSFIPAIFFFTTGIFLYNTKDRSQATTAISIGYIIEGIFNIGYFISSSIYHPLAAYHRWITVSTILVTITYMGYLYFFFPYPKAQKFSKFYLISGLVIAFLCFIVFAITTLKSDIVYLFRGHYYDFDAEEISAKIGIVIMIGILFTYILQWWRFFTSDKEDKKTIVLLFIFTVIGTIVPSVTNTLSRQGVIDREVFHTSWTLFNLLGFFLIFIVYINNSKDRFSFLGKLIGIILVTVLCLLQIIGFIVIKSNEKNFDDIYYRSALLSESDDIHLNKYAYISSYDIKSNSWVNTIPTNFNQESIALELQHAYIWLNLFTVLDQSFDDQVINIINNSPKSFEGYRVTLLEFIQKNRINKKEDFIDFCKKLDAKVYYLHNKILQLHDLDYKNKLKILLSKQDPILSGFKKVLTDFLNTTTLQGKELKSALNQYLIPIQFIGSRVYHTSNDSSTHVFAYRYIKDNIIYEVGFPYIEYRKYMHETVLRLLLIVFVVYVFVRFVLRLFFAGILIKPIRTLTEGLREVDKGNLNVHIPVQSGDEFGYITSAFNKMVESLRNLFQSTHTKSEEVKRLSSDLNVSATKLYDIARELSTIVEETSSAYEEMSSSFESNLNAIKQQADSMDVIKNDIEGIDASSIQISQRITRLSHSIEQAVKQSEDGEVTITKSINAIESIAEYLKEVEQTIVNINEIADKINLLALNAAIEAARAGESGKGFSVVADEVNKLADQTADIVKGIHSTIAEQARMITNEIQYISKATEAIKAIRKGITETFNVLKDTIDFTNELNTKNKDIKSKLESFKELSGTVYNFSMEQKVTLEELTKAVNSIIEISQQALESAEFVQGFSRILDLSAKELSESIGYATNGIKASDVEKD, from the coding sequence ATGGGTTCAATAATACTGTTTAATTCTTTTTCATTGGGGTCATTTATACCTGCAATATTTTTTTTTACTACTGGCATTTTTTTATATAACACTAAAGACAGATCTCAAGCAACTACTGCAATATCTATAGGTTATATTATTGAAGGTATTTTTAATATAGGATATTTTATTTCGTCAAGTATTTATCACCCTTTAGCAGCATATCATCGGTGGATTACAGTATCAACTATATTAGTTACAATTACATATATGGGTTATTTATATTTCTTTTTCCCTTATCCAAAAGCTCAAAAATTTTCTAAATTTTATCTTATCTCGGGTTTAGTAATAGCATTTTTATGTTTTATCGTTTTTGCAATTACCACACTAAAATCTGATATAGTATATTTATTCAGAGGACATTATTATGACTTTGATGCTGAGGAAATAAGTGCCAAGATAGGCATAGTTATAATGATTGGGATTTTATTCACATACATATTACAGTGGTGGAGGTTTTTTACTAGCGATAAAGAGGACAAAAAAACCATTGTATTATTATTTATATTTACAGTCATTGGGACAATTGTACCTTCTGTTACCAATACTTTAAGCAGGCAGGGCGTCATTGATAGAGAAGTATTTCATACTTCATGGACACTTTTCAATCTTTTAGGCTTTTTCCTGATTTTTATAGTATATATAAATAATTCTAAAGATAGATTTTCCTTCTTAGGCAAACTTATTGGTATAATTTTAGTTACGGTCCTTTGTTTACTTCAAATTATTGGATTCATTGTTATCAAAAGCAATGAGAAAAATTTTGATGATATATATTACCGATCTGCATTATTATCTGAGTCAGATGATATCCATTTGAATAAATATGCATATATATCATCGTATGATATTAAGAGTAATTCATGGGTAAACACTATACCTACAAATTTTAATCAGGAAAGTATAGCTCTGGAACTTCAACATGCTTATATATGGCTAAATTTATTTACTGTTTTAGATCAATCATTTGATGATCAAGTTATTAATATAATAAATAATTCGCCTAAGTCATTTGAAGGGTACAGGGTAACTCTTCTTGAATTTATTCAAAAAAATAGAATAAACAAAAAGGAAGACTTCATAGATTTTTGTAAAAAATTGGATGCTAAAGTATACTATCTACATAATAAAATTTTACAGTTACATGATTTAGATTATAAAAATAAATTAAAAATATTATTATCAAAACAAGATCCTATTTTATCTGGTTTTAAGAAGGTTTTGACAGATTTTTTAAATACTACAACATTACAAGGTAAAGAATTAAAATCTGCATTAAATCAATATCTCATACCAATTCAATTTATCGGTTCACGAGTATATCATACATCAAATGATTCATCAACTCATGTCTTTGCATATCGTTATATAAAAGATAATATTATATATGAAGTTGGTTTTCCTTATATTGAATATCGTAAATATATGCATGAGACTGTTTTAAGGTTACTTTTAATAGTTTTCGTTGTATATGTTTTTGTTCGTTTTGTTTTACGTCTGTTTTTTGCAGGAATTCTTATAAAACCAATACGAACACTTACTGAAGGATTACGAGAAGTAGATAAGGGCAATTTAAATGTTCATATACCTGTTCAATCCGGTGATGAATTTGGGTACATTACCTCAGCTTTTAATAAAATGGTTGAATCTCTTCGAAATCTATTTCAATCAACTCACACAAAATCAGAAGAGGTTAAACGTCTTAGTTCGGACCTTAATGTGTCAGCCACCAAATTATATGATATAGCGCGGGAGCTGTCGACAATAGTTGAAGAGACATCAAGTGCCTATGAAGAGATGTCTTCCTCATTTGAATCAAATCTTAATGCTATTAAGCAACAAGCTGACAGTATGGATGTAATCAAAAATGATATTGAGGGGATAGATGCAAGCAGTATTCAGATCTCACAACGAATAACACGATTATCACATTCTATTGAACAGGCTGTAAAACAATCTGAAGATGGCGAAGTAACAATTACAAAATCAATTAATGCAATAGAATCCATTGCAGAATATTTAAAAGAGGTAGAGCAGACAATAGTAAATATTAATGAAATAGCTGATAAAATTAATTTACTGGCTCTAAATGCTGCAATAGAAGCTGCGCGTGCAGGTGAATCAGGTAAAGGATTTTCCGTTGTTGCAGATGAGGTTAACAAATTAGCTGACCAGACAGCAGATATTGTGAAAGGTATACATTCAACAATTGCAGAACAGGCAAGAATGATAACTAATGAAATTCAATATATTAGTAAAGCTACTGAAGCAATTAAAGCCATACGAAAAGGTATAACTGAAACCTTTAATGTATTAAAAGACACTATTGATTTTACCAATGAACTTAATACAAAAAATAAAGACATCAAATCAAAGTTGGAGTCATTTAAAGAATTATCAGGTACAGTATATAATTTTTCTATGGAACAGAAGGTTACCCTTGAGGAATTGACAAAAGCTGTTAATTCAATAATTGAAATCAGTCAACAAGCGTTAGAAAGTGCAGAATTTGTTCAGGGATTTTCACGTATTCTTGACTTAAGTGCCAAGGAACTAAGTGAAAGTATTGGATATGCAACAAATGGGATAAAAGCTTCTGATGTAGAAAAAGATTAA